In a genomic window of Drosophila takahashii strain IR98-3 E-12201 chromosome 3L, DtakHiC1v2, whole genome shotgun sequence:
- the LOC138913056 gene encoding uncharacterized protein isoform X2 — protein MMFQDANITFDCLKYMDRDDIKEAIPPLGPRLIFREKLFEWRKTFYEANENSVEPPLKQNEPVKIEEDQSINSRKSINYKDLKNLIMETSRGRQILNFYEANNCLTKEKRDILINIILEDAIATNVILKPFDMANITNDIVSIFPKEKEMMDYYFIPRSGKSNCGGKLFSKFKNRNHKRSKMEIQHVTQKPSLDQMSEVDVSVGNTLKGYLNRSSSNWEEIKDKWQKTFTMRQNDLRQMEWEEFFKSWSKLSHARAPELISIDFNIMYPSKSHLLLAKWDSFKTHIAAVYKKSLSNKCFKELFKRGESSFDPNIQDYIYTTLLTTLLPPSARFVNESGKQFKKTTIMDSQECFIIRADTHSDIDIKIAKIISKFYSVGMTVQPFLVVVGLADDCIKSFFVYFEKMLYKLDSFLDSLDICFQIFQVLNLKYPSACQQPWLFIQKYFYEISTEYDLKSPRIAHLLNELKNLSN, from the exons ATGATGTTCCAAG ATGCAAATATAACATTTGATTGTTTAAAATACATGGACAGGGACGATATTAAGGAAGCAATTCCACCACTGGGTCCGCGTTTAATTTTCAGGGAAAAACTGTTTGagtggagaaaaactttt TATGAAGCCAACGAAAACTCTGTTGAGCCTCCACTCAAACAAAATGAGCCTGTCAAAATCGAAGAAGACCAAAGTATCAACAGCAGAAAATCCATTAATTATAAG GACttgaaaaacttaattatGGAAACATCTCGAGGAAGACAAATCTTAAACTTCTATGAAGCAAACAACTGCTTGACTAAGGAAAAAAGagacattttaataaatataattttagaagATGCCATTGCAACTAATGTTATATTAAAACCGTTTGACATGGCAAACATAACTAATGATATTGTCTCAATATTCCCGAAGGAGAAAGAAATGATG gATTACTACTTTATACCAAGAAGTGGCAAATCTAATTGTGGCGGAAAACTATTTTCCAAGTTCAAGAATCGAAATCATAAACGTAGTAAGATGGAAATCCAACATGTAACCCAAAAACCCTCATTAGATCAAATGAGTGAAGTAGATGTGTCTGTGGGAAATACGTTGAAAGGATATTTAAACCGATCATCCTCTAACTGGGAGGAAATAAAAGACAAATGGCAAAAGACGTTTACAATGCGGCAGAACGACTTACGCCAAATGGAATGGGAAGAATTTTTTAAGTCGTGGTCAAAACTATCTCATGCAAGGGCTCCAGAATTG ATCTCAATTGATTTCAACATTATGTACCCGTCCAAAAGTCACTTGCTTTTAGCAAAGTGGGACTCTTTTAAAACCCACATTGCGGCTGTGTATAAAAAATCTCTTTCAAATAAATGCTTTAAAGAGTTATTTAAGAGAGGTGAAAGTTCGTTCGATCCAA ACATTCAGGATTATATTTATACAACATTGCTGACTACTTTACTGCCTCCATCAGCTCGCTTTGTGAACGAGTCGGGCAAGCAATTCAAAAAGACAACAATTATGGATTCCCAGGAGTGTTTCATTATACGGGCTGACACTCACAGTGACATAGATattaaaatagctaaaataatatcaaaattcTACTCTGTCGGTATGACCGTTCAACCTTTTTTAGTGGTCGTTGGATTAGCTGATGATTGCATTAAAAGTTTCTTTGTttactttgaaaaaatgttatacaaACTTGATTCATTTTTGGATAGTTTGGATATTTgctttcaaatatttcaagtgcttaatttaaaatatccttCCGCCTGTCAGCAACCATGGCTATTTAtccaaaaatacttttatgaaATATCAACTGAATATGATCTTAAGTCGCCACGTATCGCTCATCTACTTAACGAACTGAAAAACTTATCAAACTAA
- the LOC138913056 gene encoding uncharacterized protein isoform X1, whose translation MKELGMEHLMQYLIDANITFDCLKYMDRDDIKEAIPPLGPRLIFREKLFEWRKTFYEANENSVEPPLKQNEPVKIEEDQSINSRKSINYKDLKNLIMETSRGRQILNFYEANNCLTKEKRDILINIILEDAIATNVILKPFDMANITNDIVSIFPKEKEMMDYYFIPRSGKSNCGGKLFSKFKNRNHKRSKMEIQHVTQKPSLDQMSEVDVSVGNTLKGYLNRSSSNWEEIKDKWQKTFTMRQNDLRQMEWEEFFKSWSKLSHARAPELISIDFNIMYPSKSHLLLAKWDSFKTHIAAVYKKSLSNKCFKELFKRGESSFDPNIQDYIYTTLLTTLLPPSARFVNESGKQFKKTTIMDSQECFIIRADTHSDIDIKIAKIISKFYSVGMTVQPFLVVVGLADDCIKSFFVYFEKMLYKLDSFLDSLDICFQIFQVLNLKYPSACQQPWLFIQKYFYEISTEYDLKSPRIAHLLNELKNLSN comes from the exons ATGAAAGAACTCGGTATGGAACATTTAATGCAATACTTGATTG ATGCAAATATAACATTTGATTGTTTAAAATACATGGACAGGGACGATATTAAGGAAGCAATTCCACCACTGGGTCCGCGTTTAATTTTCAGGGAAAAACTGTTTGagtggagaaaaactttt TATGAAGCCAACGAAAACTCTGTTGAGCCTCCACTCAAACAAAATGAGCCTGTCAAAATCGAAGAAGACCAAAGTATCAACAGCAGAAAATCCATTAATTATAAG GACttgaaaaacttaattatGGAAACATCTCGAGGAAGACAAATCTTAAACTTCTATGAAGCAAACAACTGCTTGACTAAGGAAAAAAGagacattttaataaatataattttagaagATGCCATTGCAACTAATGTTATATTAAAACCGTTTGACATGGCAAACATAACTAATGATATTGTCTCAATATTCCCGAAGGAGAAAGAAATGATG gATTACTACTTTATACCAAGAAGTGGCAAATCTAATTGTGGCGGAAAACTATTTTCCAAGTTCAAGAATCGAAATCATAAACGTAGTAAGATGGAAATCCAACATGTAACCCAAAAACCCTCATTAGATCAAATGAGTGAAGTAGATGTGTCTGTGGGAAATACGTTGAAAGGATATTTAAACCGATCATCCTCTAACTGGGAGGAAATAAAAGACAAATGGCAAAAGACGTTTACAATGCGGCAGAACGACTTACGCCAAATGGAATGGGAAGAATTTTTTAAGTCGTGGTCAAAACTATCTCATGCAAGGGCTCCAGAATTG ATCTCAATTGATTTCAACATTATGTACCCGTCCAAAAGTCACTTGCTTTTAGCAAAGTGGGACTCTTTTAAAACCCACATTGCGGCTGTGTATAAAAAATCTCTTTCAAATAAATGCTTTAAAGAGTTATTTAAGAGAGGTGAAAGTTCGTTCGATCCAA ACATTCAGGATTATATTTATACAACATTGCTGACTACTTTACTGCCTCCATCAGCTCGCTTTGTGAACGAGTCGGGCAAGCAATTCAAAAAGACAACAATTATGGATTCCCAGGAGTGTTTCATTATACGGGCTGACACTCACAGTGACATAGATattaaaatagctaaaataatatcaaaattcTACTCTGTCGGTATGACCGTTCAACCTTTTTTAGTGGTCGTTGGATTAGCTGATGATTGCATTAAAAGTTTCTTTGTttactttgaaaaaatgttatacaaACTTGATTCATTTTTGGATAGTTTGGATATTTgctttcaaatatttcaagtgcttaatttaaaatatccttCCGCCTGTCAGCAACCATGGCTATTTAtccaaaaatacttttatgaaATATCAACTGAATATGATCTTAAGTCGCCACGTATCGCTCATCTACTTAACGAACTGAAAAACTTATCAAACTAA